One region of Anoplopoma fimbria isolate UVic2021 breed Golden Eagle Sablefish chromosome 10, Afim_UVic_2022, whole genome shotgun sequence genomic DNA includes:
- the cldn35 gene encoding claudin-4 isoform X1 — MVNTGMQLISFTCAVTGWIMAIAVTALPQWKVSAFIGSNILTSEIKWEGIWMNCIYQTTGHMQCKTYDSMLALPPDIQAARALMCLAIFMGWLSCTVSCCGMKCTTCAGDDRRAKAGIALSGGVLFILTGLCVLIPVSWTANTVIQDFYNPNVPLMHKRELGQAIYLGWASAVILMISGAVLSSTCPLMERSGRYRRGYIGRSFANSPASAPDPPKPITSNSVPLKEYV; from the coding sequence ATGGTGAACACAGGCATGCAGCTGATCAGCTTCACCTGCGCGGTGACCGGCTGGATCATGGCGATCGCCGTCACGGCGCTGCCTCAGTGGAAGGTCTCGGCCTTCATCGGCAGCAACATCCTGACCTCGGAGATCAAGTGGGAGGGCATCTGGATGAACTGCATCTACCAGACCACCGGCCACATGCAGTGCAAGACCTACGACTCCATGCTGGCCTTGCCTCCTGACATCCAGGCGGCCCGCGCCCTCATGTGCCTGGCCATCTTCATGGGCTGGCTCTCCTGCACCGTGTCCTGCTGCGGCATGAAGTGCACCACCTGCGCCGGCGACGACCGCCGCGCCAAGGCCGGCATCGCGCTCTCCGGCGGGGTCCTGTTCATCCTCACCGGCCTGTGCGTGCTGATTCCCGTCTCCTGGACCGCCAACACCGTCATCCAGGATTTCTACAACCCCAACGTGCCGCTGATGCACAAGAGAGAGCTGGGTCAGGCCATCTATCTGGGCTGGGCGTCCGCGGTCATTCTCATGATCAGCGGAGCCGTGTTGAGCAGCACCTGCCCCCTCATGGAGAGGAGCGGCAGGTACCGCCGCGGCTACATAGGCCGAAGCTTCGCTAACTCGCCCGCTTCAGCACCGGATCCCCCGAAACCCATCACATCTAACAGTGTTCCATTAAAGGAGTACGTatag
- the c19h1orf109 gene encoding ribosome biogenesis protein C1orf109 homolog, which yields MSKPGLIPLHQALRKSFQSLENNQKVWISVLADCSPLMVSLGNLAEQSRALSNVQISNTPLRDFPDLEERLRFKLSQATDTVLGKLNEKMSSLQSVRDSVSNQVSAVFQLYEQNADSLDLVTVTERSATAPSVSDMLEWLQNAERHYRQQYLRRKSLLLTLRADDLSLLESAPKRWKSLECPSAEEQITDTLCKVSFFTESQ from the exons ATGTCCAAACCGGGGCTAATACCACTTCATCAAGCGCTGAGGAAAAGCTTCCAGAGTCTTGAAAACAACCAGAAAGTATGGATTAGTGTGTTGGCAGACTGCAGCCCTCTGATGGTGTCTCTCGGGAACTTGGCGGAGCAGTCGCGAGCGCTGTCCAACGTACAAATCTCCAACACGCCGCTCAGAGACTTTCCTGACCTGGAGGAGCGTCTGCGTTTCAAGCTCTCTCAAGCCACGGATACAGTGCTGGGAAAACTCAATGAGAAGAT GTCTTCTCTACAGTCCGTGAGGGATTCCGTCAGTAACCAGGTCTCTGCAGTCTTCCAGCTTTACGAGCAGAACGCAGACAGTCTGGATCTCGTCACCGTAACCGAGCGCTCGGCAACCGCCCCGTCAGTGTCCGACATGCTGGAGTGGCTGCAGAATGCCGAGCGTCACTACCGGCAACA ATATCTGAGGAGGAAGTCTCTGCTGCTGACTCTGAGGGCAGATGATCTCTCTCTTTTAGAATCTGCTCCCAAAAGATGGAAATCCTTGGAATGTCCCAGTGCAGAGGAGCAGATCACAG ATACACTTTGCAAAGTGTCCTTCTTTACAGAGTCCCAATGA
- the cldn35 gene encoding claudin-4 isoform X2, translating to MQLISFTCAVTGWIMAIAVTALPQWKVSAFIGSNILTSEIKWEGIWMNCIYQTTGHMQCKTYDSMLALPPDIQAARALMCLAIFMGWLSCTVSCCGMKCTTCAGDDRRAKAGIALSGGVLFILTGLCVLIPVSWTANTVIQDFYNPNVPLMHKRELGQAIYLGWASAVILMISGAVLSSTCPLMERSGRYRRGYIGRSFANSPASAPDPPKPITSNSVPLKEYV from the coding sequence ATGCAGCTGATCAGCTTCACCTGCGCGGTGACCGGCTGGATCATGGCGATCGCCGTCACGGCGCTGCCTCAGTGGAAGGTCTCGGCCTTCATCGGCAGCAACATCCTGACCTCGGAGATCAAGTGGGAGGGCATCTGGATGAACTGCATCTACCAGACCACCGGCCACATGCAGTGCAAGACCTACGACTCCATGCTGGCCTTGCCTCCTGACATCCAGGCGGCCCGCGCCCTCATGTGCCTGGCCATCTTCATGGGCTGGCTCTCCTGCACCGTGTCCTGCTGCGGCATGAAGTGCACCACCTGCGCCGGCGACGACCGCCGCGCCAAGGCCGGCATCGCGCTCTCCGGCGGGGTCCTGTTCATCCTCACCGGCCTGTGCGTGCTGATTCCCGTCTCCTGGACCGCCAACACCGTCATCCAGGATTTCTACAACCCCAACGTGCCGCTGATGCACAAGAGAGAGCTGGGTCAGGCCATCTATCTGGGCTGGGCGTCCGCGGTCATTCTCATGATCAGCGGAGCCGTGTTGAGCAGCACCTGCCCCCTCATGGAGAGGAGCGGCAGGTACCGCCGCGGCTACATAGGCCGAAGCTTCGCTAACTCGCCCGCTTCAGCACCGGATCCCCCGAAACCCATCACATCTAACAGTGTTCCATTAAAGGAGTACGTatag
- the cdca8 gene encoding borealin, translating to MAPRKRTTKQRKNNPKTAKLEAFLEDFDSEVKTRVGQMKEKINQLLKDVDNSYNMAIIKLPKAVRQMTWLEHFMSEKPKSPEVDNIKREEEAAIVESVVAEDHAVLLKSVKKTSKKKAGAKSSSGDENTPSTTRKGKATRKPPTTSKRAKALTVSKQNTSVRRSSRKAMVTPARSMMDSSMMMGPTPLITPRFDPRLPKTPAVRIPRHKERVYSISVNGSPIAAGNEDIVINVPIGNGESVQLLASQMDSVDLSLLDETALRSIRLLQNRLTTLCGTAE from the exons ATGGCTCCCAGGAAAAGGACGACCAAGCAACGGAAGAACAACCCCAAAACGGCCAAGCTCGAGGCTTTTCTGGAAGACTTCGACAGCGAAG TGAAGACCAGAGTTGGACAAATGAAAGAGAAGATCAACCAGCTGCTCAAAGATGTTGACAACAGCTACAACATGGCCATAATTAAGCTCCCCAAGGCTGTCAGACAAATGACCTGGTTGGAGCATTTCA TGTCTGAGAAACCAAAGTCTCCAGAAGTGGATAATATAAAG agagaagaggaagctgCTATTGTTGAAAGCGTTGTGGCCGAGGACCACGCAGTCCTTCTGAAATCAGTCAAGAAAA CATCAAAGAAAAAAGCTGGAGCCAAATCCAGTTCAGGGGATGAAAACACCCCGAGTACAACACGGAAG GGGAAAGCAACCAGGAAACCTCCAACGACATCAAAAAGAGCGAAGGCGCTGACAGTCAGCAAGCAGAACACCTCCGTCAGACG ATCAAGCAGGAAGGCAATGGTGACTCCTGCCAGGAGTATGATGGACTCTTCTATGATGATGGGCCCCACTCCCCTCATCACCCCGCGCTTCGACCCAAG GCTTCCTAAGACCCCCGCTGTGAGGATTCCCCGCCACAAAGAGAGAGTTTATAGCATTTCCGTCAACGGCTCTCCCATCGCAGCAGGAAATGAGGACATCGTCATCAACGTCCCAATCGGCAACGGAGAG AGCGTCCAGCTATTGGCCAGTCAGATGGACTCAGTGGACCTGTCTCTGCTGGATGAAACCGCTCTGAGGAGCATTCGGCTGCTGCAG AACCGTCTCACAACCCTGTGTGGAACAGCAGAGTGA